The nucleotide window CTATTCGGTCGAAGAGTTCACCACCACGGCGGCCGGCGCCGACGTGGAGATGACCGCGCCCGGGTCTCTGGTCATGATGACCATGAAAAGCGGAGGCGACGACTTCAGCGGGATGCTGCACGCCGATTACGAGCACGAGAAATTTGCCGGCGACAACGCCGATGCCGACCTGGAGGCGCGTGGCTACACGGGCAACCCGAACCTGCTCTTCTTCGAGACCCACGCCGACATCGGCGGGCCAATCGTGCGCGACCGCGCCTGGTTCTATGCCTTCTACAACCACTTCCGCATCGACAAGGCGGTGTCGGGCGTGGATCGCACCGTTGCCACCGACCTGGGTGATTTCGATCAGCTCGGGGGCAAGGTGACGGTTCGGCTGACCGACCGGGATCGGCTGATCGGGTACACCAACTGGGGCCTTAAGGAAAAGCCCAAGCGGGGGCTGTCCACCGACGTCGGTCCCGACTCGGTGCTGGCCCAGGCCAGTTGGAGCTGGGCGCACAAGGCGGAGTGGCAGCGGGTATGGAACGACCGCACCTTCATGATGGTGGCTGCCAAGCATTTCGGGTTCGGATGGCCCATGGTCCCGCAGGTCGATCCGGGACAGCAGCCACCACGCCTCGACACCGCCACCAGCCGGCTGAGCGGCGCCGGCTGGTTTCCCGGCCTCAACGGCCCTCCGCCCTTCACGTTCGTTCGCTGGAAGCCGCAGGCCTCCGTTGCCGCCCACCACTACGTGCCGGACTTCGGGGGCAGCCACGATTTCAAGGCGGGGTACGAATTCCAGATCGACAGCAGTCGCTTCGGCTCGAATGCCAATTCCGGTCACATCCGCTACCTCGACGACAGCGCCAACGACCGGCCGTTCCACGTGGACCGGGTCATGCTCTTCAACATGCCGGCCGCGGGGGAGATCGCCTCCGACAACCGGAACCGGCACCACGCGCTGTTTGTCCAGGATACCTGGCGACCGGTGAACTGGTTGTCGCTGAACCTGGGTGTCCGCTATGAGCAGCAGCGCACCTATTTCCTGGACGCGGTCTCCGCACCCTTCCTGGCTGATTTCTTCCCCAGCGGAACCGTCAGAGGTCGGACGAACACCATCTGGAACACCTGGGCGCCACGGCTGGGCGTGGCGTTCTCGCTGGCTTCGCGCACGGTGCTGAGGGGACACTACGGCCGCTACTACCTGAACCTGGCCGACGCGCACGAAGACGCCAATCCGGCCAGCACCGCCTGGATCCGCTACGCGTTCCTGGACCCGAACGGCAACGGGGTCTACGACGGTCCGGACGAGCTGGGAGCCAAGCTGGACGAGCAGGGGGCCACCGGTGCGGATCTCGCCGCCGAGGGGACGCCGGTGGACCCGCATCTGGCGCCGGAATACGTCGACGAAATCAATGTCTCCCTGGAGCACGAACTGGTGGCGGAAACAGCCGTCCGGGTTTCCTACGTGCGCAAGGACCTGAGCGGCGACAGCGGCATCTGGAACGTGGCCCAGCAGGCTGCGCTCCTGGCG belongs to Acidobacteriota bacterium and includes:
- a CDS encoding TonB-dependent receptor produces the protein MKRGVQWVALLLMTLTGGSLGAQTAGEIGGSVTDEQGLAVPGVAVTLEGDALIAPRLAVTLADGSYRFRALGRGSYELTFERAGFRTLIRKGVMVEGSRAIRIDAALEVAAVAEAITVTGDAPVLDLKKTALVNDFGVAELQEVPSATDVWAVLGQTAGVRMRGFDVGGSHKSQQTGYESFGIRGQNRILADGVDTTESDEGTGFYFDYYSVEEFTTTAAGADVEMTAPGSLVMMTMKSGGDDFSGMLHADYEHEKFAGDNADADLEARGYTGNPNLLFFETHADIGGPIVRDRAWFYAFYNHFRIDKAVSGVDRTVATDLGDFDQLGGKVTVRLTDRDRLIGYTNWGLKEKPKRGLSTDVGPDSVLAQASWSWAHKAEWQRVWNDRTFMMVAAKHFGFGWPMVPQVDPGQQPPRLDTATSRLSGAGWFPGLNGPPPFTFVRWKPQASVAAHHYVPDFGGSHDFKAGYEFQIDSSRFGSNANSGHIRYLDDSANDRPFHVDRVMLFNMPAAGEIASDNRNRHHALFVQDTWRPVNWLSLNLGVRYEQQRTYFLDAVSAPFLADFFPSGTVRGRTNTIWNTWAPRLGVAFSLASRTVLRGHYGRYYLNLADAHEDANPASTAWIRYAFLDPNGNGVYDGPDELGAKLDEQGATGADLAAEGTPVDPHLAPEYVDEINVSLEHELVAETAVRVSYVRKDLSGDSGIWNVAQQAALLAGRGIACSADPLWDCPLNVLTGAPLNLQRVPHEAAGSVDNRIGAFPGLDAAYDTVQAAVNRRFTGGFLLQASFDYQWRDEFRSASGENRSPLFADPLVVGSGGHGRIWQNHSLDVSARQATTNWGGRLLARYTLPREFGLSANLRHQSGWPYALIQRVDIPGTGTNQPIFLGDLSENRSENVTILDFRLDKAFSVGNGRRLTLLLDIYNLFNSNAITNFSLRTGDHERIIAALDPIVMKLGVRFQF